The sequence tattatttaataatatcaatgtaattacaacaaaaatatacttaatatttttacattttaaaatatccttattacttaataatctcttatagagtgtaatgtaatgttcgatttttttatgtgcgacgggagtggaaaGCGCTTGGGGAACCGGCGTGTAGTAGTGCAGCTtggggaaccgctagcaccatcccgttgtacattttaagcggatacaaatttatttttaaacgataaaaaaataacgattaagcagagaataaaatatttaaaaagcgtaagagatatatttaaatataaagttcgatatttaaacaataataagaagtatatacacaatgcctagtcgtgacagattcattccacgatctgcgattgtgactcGAAAGCGTGACgatggctacaacgcaacttcTGCGGACCTCGGGacgcttacgactcgatcctctttcgtctaggacaccgaggttgccttctcgtcgcAGGGCGGTCATGAACGCGATTCGCGATTTTTCATCCATCGGCTCGTCGTTTGtccggtatggggaatatagcttccttatacgccatttttgaagtcAGAGCTTCCTTCCACGATCGCtcggtgtttctcgttcttcgataatttgaagtcaaaaattccttttgattgcaaaaattcctaagtgcgtctctgaaatgttcagcgccttcaaaacattgtcgatatccaacgacaacacttgactgatcggatgaggaaggaaggcatgccacaccctcggggctcgccatgatgtggagcGAGCTGTTGTCGGATTCCCGAATTCGCCAGACACTTTAGTTTAAAAGCGAACACGATCGAtattttaaagcagagacacaaaatatttaaagcgataaacataaatcttaaagcgttaaaaacaaaaagttaaataataagttaataagttaatcggagacaatagtgtttaaatggaaacttgataaatgtaaagcAGTTGACggggataataaacaataattaacttctacaactatataaacataagcgagaagaaacttacagACGAGAAGAACTGCGTTTTCGATgggatacgatgccacatcatctgtctcaacaacaagatcaacaacagaacatttgaagatggagtcgACGTGACACATGCTgtctggaagtcaacctcgtttttatatgagacatactggttttatgtccatcgggtgtgataaacttcacccgacacgggaaatatcgaggaccccatcgctcacatatttcagTCTAActcgattcccaagaagtcgtcgccagtgaacattagcactcgtccctccccgttgtatctagcgataagcacaaaaactctccataatttaatcggaagaaagctaaaaattgaatactgccaaatgagaagaagaaaaagaagaacaagaacaagaacaagaacaagaacaagaagaacaagatatgagcctctaaactttgtttgagaaaaaaagcaagcggaggcaaaaaattaaaaaactatcgtaaagaaagttatgattgggcgTATTTTTTCCACACTTTTCGAGgcaaaaggaatttcatatcgtggacccacttcaacttacgtgaggggttaaaaggaatgtaaaatataacggaggtgTCCAGGGGTGTCTGAAAAGTTGGagggttttgggaagttttgaaaattacgagggtgagcagtaatttttcactaaaaaataatgaagagaaaaaggagttcaaaaaaatcatggaatatgtatatatatacatatatctcattcaaaaaaacaagcataatcaatttttttattaaaaagttatatatatatatatatatataacttgagAAGAGAGTAAAAGACAAAAATGTTTCTCAGATTTGAGACAAGAACAAGCAGGAGTGggcaaatatattaaattaaatttacaatGATTTTGAAATGAAGTAGGTATAGAACATCCCATGTTCTTGTACAATAATACAATTCCAAATGAACAATTGTATTCTACTCTATGATAGAAttgattgataataataataataatattacagGAATTGAAGTTTGGTGTGTCAACTGATCAACAACCAAAATTGTTCTTTTGCTTTGCTGTTGGAGACAATTTTAAAGACTTTCTTCATCAGCGGGCACTCTAACTCGCTCGCCATTGAAGTAGAGGTATCTCCATCTCTTTCgatatttcttcatcaacatcttcttcttatGGCTTTGGCCCGAAATTTCAAATGCTCTGCCCACTCTATAAACTGTGTCATCATCAGGTCTCACTCCCAATTCCTCCATGTCTGTAAATACCTGACATTTTCTCcacaaatcaaagaaattaagtAACCCAGTGACTGTAAAAGTCACTTACAAGCTGCAAATATTGAACTTGGTTACCTCCAAAATCTTCTCTGGCATGTGATGGTGCTCATATAAAGAAATTATTCGAGAAAAATAACCGCTTAGAAATCGATCGGGAGTGTGTTTGCAGAATCATGTTCCAAATGATCTCAGTTTCATCTAACCTCCCGTCCATGTCAAAAGCCAGCAGAAGTGTGTCATATGTTCCCATTGTGAGCATTTGGCCCTTGCTTAACAACCACTTTGATACCTGCAATATATAGCCACACATCCTCAAACAAGGCATTGTGCAGAGTTCCAGCATGATACCGAGAACAAAagctaaataaaaaggaacagatAATAACATTTTAGAATCTATTAAGTACATACTTGAATGATCCTCAACCATTGTTTTCATAGTTCACATCCACAAACAAGGCATTGTGCAGAGTCTCAGCATGTTACAGAGAACAAAagctaaataaaaaggaacaagcAATAATATGTTAGAATCTATTAATTACATACTTGAATGATCCTCAACCATTGTTTTCATAGTTCACATCCTCAAACAAGGCATTGTGCAGAGTTTCAGCATGTTACAgagaacaaaagcaaaataaaaaggaacaagtAATAATATGTTAGAATCTATTAATTGCATACTTGAATGATCCTCAACCATTGTTTTCTTCGACGCAAAATACTCAAAGCTTTTGCTGCAGCAATGACAGGGAATTCAGTCTCCCATGCAGTCCATTTGTCTAATGTTCCATAGATTGCTTCTTTCTCATTCGGGAGGTTCGAGACCtacaaaaattcataaaagcatatatttttatgagCAAAGAGAACATGCAAGAGCAAGTAATGAACTCAAGTAAATCAAACAGTTCAAACTTAGCAGGAATTCAGGACAGCTATTTGAAATCTTAGCCAAAAACTCTCACAAATGATAAATggcaaacaaaaagaaaaaaaaaaaatgcaatttttgaaacaaatacGAGGTTACAAACTCTAGGAATACAATTAACAGGATTTTGAGAAAGATTAACATGAAAATCAGTGAGAAACTTACAATTCGAACAAGATGGAGGGCCTTCTGCCCAGATCCAGCAGAATCCCTCTTCTTCCATAAATGATGCTCCTTTTTCCCTGGCTTCTTTACTATCTGTCTGTAAATCAGTTTTCAACCATACAATGGCCTATAATTCAAAGAACCCTAACTTAACTTCACttgagaaataaatcaaaatgtaAAGAAAACACCTACAATGATTTATCGTGGCTCAAGATGCAAGGGAGCTTTGATTGGTTGTTGTGTTGTTTGAGAGAAAGCGATGAAGGAGAAAAGATCACCTCTGGTGATATCCTCCGGAGAGGAAAAGGATTGAAGGTGCTGGAGCGAagccctaaccctaattccacCATTGCAAGTGGGGGGAgctcaaaccctaaaccctcagCCCAAGCAAGATAACACTGTTACCGTAACTTATccatataaaatttcattaccaaaaaatttcttttatatatgattttgcactttgtttttttattttttattttaaaaaaaattggataaaactagcgttaattaaaaagaaagggaaaactACAATGACTTTCCATACAGCACATACCGTGGGAAAACGcaaaaagcaaaacaacaacCACTAACTAGCTAAAGTGGTAGACGGAGGAGACACAgctaaaaacaaaagcaagtaAAAACAATGAAGTAACGACACACAAAAACTGCCAACACACTCTAAAGACCTTTCTGCTACTCATCCATGTCTGAACCTGTATCTCCTCGGAAGCCAAATCAACCCCTGTCTTCTCCACCCTCGGACCTAAAAAATCCAGACTCCGGCGGATGGTAGTGATGGAATCCTCCAACTTGACTCTGGAACTCTCCCGGCTGTGTCACCACTGCCTCCGGATTCCGGCGGATTTTGCCctttattgataaatatatatatatttatatatataatctataaaataaaaccaaaaatcaaataaatatatattcttcCATAAGAAATTCATATCTTtactaaaagaaatacaattCACAGAGAGGTTGAAAATTTAGGCATAAGAACATAGTTGTATTAAAGTATTAACTCATTTGTATAAACTCatgatataatttattcatatttcattaaaaaaaaatagctcttGAACAATCAATTTGAGCAAACACAATCAAAGCAGCCTAATATGTAGTAGGGCTGaattataaaaagaatatagctcaagtattaaaaaaatatcaaagggATTTATTGGACTCAAAGACATATATCCCGGCCTAAAACAAATTACAACAAAGTAAAGctttaaaaaagtaaatacaagAAGATGCATTAACATGGTGCACCAAACTGTATCTaattctatgtatatatatatatatatatatatatgtatccatATCTTATTAATTAGTGCCAAGCAGAAGCTGAGATCAAGCTCCTGTTTTTCCAGCCCAGCAGCATAGCTCCATCCTTCTCAACCAATGTATACTTATCAGAATAGCAAGCTAGAAGAGTCCTTATCACAGAGTTGACATATGAGCTCAGAGGATATGGTTTGAACCCTGCCATGGTGAGCCTGGACCTCCATTTCCCCAGTAGTTCATACCTCTCTACTCTTTCCTTCCCCTCGCACGCGATCATGTTCACAATGTCCTTTGCCAGACAGTGCTGCTCGACACTGATCCGTTCCTTGCTGTCTCGAGCCAGTGTGGCATCAATGGACTCGAACATAGCTGAGTAGTAATCCAGTGTCTCCATGAACCTTGTCAAGAATGGAGTTGTGTTGCTGTTGGATTCATGCTCAACCAGGGTGGTCACTTTTGGCGATAGCCCTTTCACCATCCGAAGCAGACCGTCGCGAGGATTATTAACATCAACACTCTCATCTGGTGTGTGATGAAGCTGAAGAGTGAAGTTCACTGCAAGTGCTTCGTCGGGCCTGATGTCTAGCATGTCTCGAGTAACATTTGGACCATAAACACTCAATGCATTGAATTCAAGTGGTATATTGAACTTCTTCGACATTTCAGAAAGCATCTTTCCAACAAGTTGAAGATTTTCTCCTCGGGCATATTCTGACACTGGATCATCTATTCCAGTGATACGCACATGAGGCGGCCCTCCTGGTCTTGCCGCCAATGCCTGTATCAAAGTGATCCATTGAGTCCCCTGAGcaatttgaaaaatcaatgatgtgGATGCGGTTCTCATTCCTCAGAGCTTCAGCAATTGCACCGTTAGCTGCCATGTAGCCGAACTTG comes from Dioscorea cayenensis subsp. rotundata cultivar TDr96_F1 chromosome 15, TDr96_F1_v2_PseudoChromosome.rev07_lg8_w22 25.fasta, whole genome shotgun sequence and encodes:
- the LOC120278072 gene encoding LOW QUALITY PROTEIN: chitin-inducible gibberellin-responsive protein 1-like (The sequence of the model RefSeq protein was modified relative to this genomic sequence to represent the inferred CDS: deleted 4 bases in 4 codons); the encoded protein is NSPLSSQFDCETLSARSNSQEQYSPSYYSGNSFRQAEISFQDGIQGHHSSAYISSRQSIRHALQELETVLMAPDSDEVTTSTNTELDETKIAQVPKSRSRTSSQVSCVQVSNPHHQYPLTRYQGSYVNRPEKRLKEVADIPLNNMKQLLVKCAEALSENKIEDFETLVEKARGVVSITGEPIQRLGAYIIEGLVARHESSGTNIYQALKCRAPESKELLSYMRILYDICPYFKFGYMAANGAIAEALRNENRIHIIDFQIAQGTQWITLIQALAARPGGPPHVRITGIDDPVSEYARGENLQLVGKMLSEMSKKFNIPLEFNALSVYGPNVTRDMLDIRPDEALAVNFTLQLHHTPDESVDVNNPRDGLLRMVKGLSPKVTTLVEHESNSNTTPFLTRFMETLDYYSAMFESIDATLARDSKERISVEQHCLAKDIVNMIACEGKERVERYELLGKWRSRLTMAGFKPYPLSSYVNSVIRTLLACYSDKYTLVEKDGAMLLGWKNRSLISASAWH